In Chitinophaga sp. HK235, a single window of DNA contains:
- a CDS encoding TetR/AcrR family transcriptional regulator has protein sequence MATGKKEKDTSTEEKILAAARIVFTKKGYAATKVRDIAAEADINLSLVNYYFRSKEKLFEVVMAEAVQKLVFEIAGVFNDEQLSVLEKVSKAVNYYIDLLLENPDFPLFLVNEIIAGEDMFSRAAQQHVLFKSHLFRQLFEMQEKGRLKVHPVHIMMNVIGMVVMPFLAKPLLERNELVKNEEFRALMNERRTLIPLWLKGMLG, from the coding sequence ATGGCAACCGGAAAGAAAGAAAAGGACACGAGCACGGAGGAAAAGATATTGGCGGCAGCCCGTATCGTATTCACCAAAAAGGGCTATGCTGCTACCAAGGTGCGGGATATAGCTGCGGAAGCAGACATTAACCTTTCGCTGGTGAATTATTATTTCCGCAGTAAGGAGAAGCTGTTTGAGGTGGTGATGGCGGAAGCTGTGCAGAAACTGGTTTTTGAGATCGCGGGTGTTTTTAATGATGAACAGCTGAGCGTGCTGGAAAAGGTTAGTAAAGCGGTGAATTATTATATCGACCTGTTGCTGGAGAATCCTGATTTTCCGCTGTTCCTGGTGAATGAGATCATTGCAGGCGAAGATATGTTTTCACGCGCAGCGCAGCAGCATGTGTTGTTTAAATCGCACTTATTCCGGCAGTTGTTTGAGATGCAGGAGAAGGGCAGACTGAAAGTACATCCGGTGCATATAATGATGAATGTGATTGGGATGGTAGTGATGCCATTTCTTGCTAAGCCGCTGCTAGAGCGTAATGAATTGGTGAAAAACGAGGAGTTCAGAGCATTGATGAATGAAAGAAGGACACTTATTCCGCTTTGGCTGAAGGGAATGCTGGGGTAA
- a CDS encoding outer membrane beta-barrel protein: MTGTARAQQPRPDSVPPPAVRQLSEISVVQQKALVERKADRIIYNVSSSVSAAGANGLEVLGRVPGLRVTDNMIGLAGRGAMKVMVNGRMVPLTGEDLQRYLKSMSAGEIARVEVITNPSAAYDADGNAGLINIVTRRDRNQGFSGEVQAGLKRADYGGKPLYGVSNYGTVTAGGNFSYNTSKWSWYGNLNYDHGRFLEGFGIDLSYPRRYWTQTDTGNYKVRNLNLVLGTDYKISQKTTIGFNYNGSRTAYIGDDHVNNPLYSTGHLPDSVLKTYATYKPVAWSNGLNVHLVTRFDSVGRQMSIDADYFNYYRTDQSDFESRRYNPYGELLLDGVTRYFDTNKQAINIYTLKADFQWPTRFANYAFGGKLSFIDNYSNVFYYNNIKDQLIYNKALSNEYDYTENTQALYLSAAKEMGKWKLNAGLRMEATQTKGISHIQDQTNRNDYVKLFPSFSAIWNYTTDNHLAFTFGKRINRPVFWDLNPYKSLTTAYSYLEGNPYLQPEYNSNFELSHSWKQRFTVAAFLNITNNGFNRITIASEDDNTVFTTPVNFLKIYRYGLSASATVQPWSWLESTNQLTAYNTAANSSHPYIADVKGLGMYLSTNNNISLNSDKTWQVAVNGWYQFPEIDHNGKSDAYYNVDLGLKTLCLQKRLSIALNAADLLRSSASVVHYTYGNIKQTFTHFQVNRNVRLTLTYKLGQSSRKREVRNTGSDEERHRL; the protein is encoded by the coding sequence ATGACTGGTACTGCCCGTGCGCAGCAGCCCCGGCCGGATAGCGTGCCTCCGCCTGCTGTGAGGCAGTTATCTGAAATTTCGGTGGTGCAGCAGAAAGCCCTGGTGGAGCGGAAAGCAGACCGTATTATCTATAATGTCAGTAGCAGCGTCAGCGCTGCCGGCGCCAATGGGCTGGAAGTGCTGGGTCGGGTACCGGGACTGCGGGTGACGGATAATATGATCGGCCTTGCGGGCAGAGGTGCTATGAAAGTGATGGTGAATGGTCGTATGGTACCACTGACGGGGGAAGACCTGCAACGTTATCTCAAGTCCATGTCGGCCGGAGAGATCGCCCGGGTGGAAGTGATCACCAACCCTTCTGCTGCTTATGACGCAGATGGTAATGCCGGTCTGATCAATATCGTCACACGGCGTGACAGAAACCAGGGCTTCAGCGGAGAAGTACAGGCAGGCCTGAAACGTGCTGACTACGGCGGCAAACCACTGTATGGTGTTTCCAACTATGGTACCGTTACAGCCGGTGGAAACTTCAGCTATAATACCAGCAAATGGTCCTGGTATGGTAACCTCAATTACGACCATGGTCGTTTCCTCGAAGGCTTCGGTATAGATCTGTCTTATCCGCGGCGCTACTGGACACAAACGGATACAGGCAACTACAAGGTGCGCAACCTCAACCTGGTATTAGGCACAGATTATAAAATCAGTCAGAAAACAACCATCGGCTTTAATTACAACGGCAGCCGCACCGCCTATATCGGCGATGATCATGTGAACAACCCGCTCTATAGTACAGGCCATCTGCCGGATTCTGTATTGAAAACATACGCCACCTATAAGCCCGTGGCCTGGAGCAACGGTTTGAATGTGCATCTTGTTACCCGCTTCGATTCCGTCGGCCGGCAAATGTCAATAGATGCAGACTATTTCAACTACTATCGTACCGATCAATCTGATTTTGAAAGCCGGCGCTATAACCCTTACGGAGAGCTACTTCTGGACGGTGTCACCCGTTATTTTGATACCAACAAACAAGCGATCAATATTTACACCCTGAAAGCGGATTTTCAATGGCCTACCCGGTTTGCAAATTACGCCTTCGGCGGAAAGCTGAGCTTTATTGACAACTACAGCAATGTATTTTACTATAACAATATAAAAGACCAGCTGATTTATAACAAAGCGCTGAGCAACGAATACGACTATACGGAAAATACACAGGCATTGTATCTCAGCGCCGCTAAAGAAATGGGCAAGTGGAAACTCAATGCCGGCCTGCGGATGGAGGCCACTCAAACCAAAGGTATTTCCCATATCCAGGACCAGACCAACAGGAACGACTATGTGAAATTATTCCCTTCCTTCTCGGCTATCTGGAACTATACAACTGACAATCATCTGGCCTTTACCTTTGGCAAACGGATCAACCGTCCTGTATTCTGGGATCTGAATCCTTATAAATCGCTGACTACGGCGTATAGTTACCTGGAAGGAAACCCTTACCTGCAGCCGGAATACAACAGCAATTTTGAATTATCACACAGCTGGAAACAACGATTTACAGTAGCCGCTTTTCTGAATATCACCAATAATGGCTTTAACCGGATCACCATTGCATCCGAAGATGATAACACTGTATTTACCACGCCGGTGAACTTCCTGAAGATTTACCGGTATGGCCTGTCGGCCAGCGCCACCGTGCAGCCCTGGTCCTGGCTGGAAAGCACCAATCAGCTGACAGCTTATAATACAGCAGCTAATTCATCCCACCCTTATATCGCCGATGTGAAAGGACTGGGCATGTATCTGTCTACCAACAATAATATCTCCCTCAATAGTGATAAAACCTGGCAAGTTGCCGTGAATGGCTGGTATCAGTTCCCTGAAATAGATCATAATGGAAAATCAGACGCCTATTATAATGTAGACCTGGGCCTAAAAACCCTGTGCCTGCAGAAACGTTTGAGCATTGCCCTCAATGCTGCCGACCTGCTTCGCTCCAGTGCCAGCGTAGTTCATTATACCTATGGTAATATCAAACAAACTTTCACACACTTCCAGGTGAATCGCAATGTTCGCCTTACCCTGACTTATAAACTGGGCCAATCATCCCGCAAGCGCGAAGTGAGGAATACGGGGAGTGATGAGGAAAGACATCGCCTGTAA